Sequence from the Gammaproteobacteria bacterium genome:
GTTGGGCGCAGGGTTGGTGGTAGAAGCAACTGCACCCGACGGTTTGATCGAGGCTTTATCAGTGCAGGGTTCAGCCGCTTTCAGCCTGGCGGTTCAATGGCACCCGGAATGGAAAGTGGCTGAGAATCCGTTCTATCTTGCGATTTTCAGAGCTTTTGGCACAGCCTGTCGCCAGCGGATGTCTGGGGCAATCTAACGCCACTGGGGCCGGTCAGATGTTTGTGTTTGCTGCCTGACCAAGTCTGCTGCGTACAGATTCAGCTGCAGCTTCAAGCAGTGCTTGTTCCTCCTCAGTGATGTGCAGCTCAAAAATTTCTCGCAGACCGCTACTATCCAGCACGCAAGGCACACCCAGTACAACATCGTGGATACCATACGCTCCGTTCAACATGACCGATACGGGCAATGCACCGGGCCTGGCGCCGCGAATGGCATCCAGGAGCTCACAGACCGCGTGGGCGGGCGCTAGTGTCGCAGAACCTGTCTTACGCAATGCCACGACCGATTCACCGCCATGCACGGTAGTTTCGACACAGTCCCGAATGTCATCGTCTGACAGGACTGTCGTTACGGGCTTATTACGAATCAATGCGGTTGACACTATCGGCACCATGTCGCCCCCATGACTGCCCAGCGTCACGGCCTCGACATCAGTTACTGGCACACCCGCCTTTTGCGCCAGCGACCACCGGAAACGGCTGGAGTCCAATGTGCCCGCCATGCCCAGCACTCGGTGATGCGGAAAGCCGGTAGCCTCTAGAACGGTCATGGTCATTTCATCTAACGGGTTGGTGACAACGATCACGATTGAATTCGGTGCATGGGTGCGGATGGATTCGGAGATTGACTGAATAATTCGGCGATTGATCGTCATCAGGTCGGCACGACTCATGCCAGGGCTTCTCGGACGACCTGCCGTGATGACGACCACCTGAGCTTCGGCAATCAGACTGAAGTCGGTGCCGCCTTGAACGTGTGCACCACTGCGGGTAATTCCGGACGCGTGGTTAAGGTCTAACGCGGTCGCTTCGGCCACACCGGGCGCGACATCAATCAGGGTAACTTCGTTTGCGATGCCGCGATTCGCCACGAGATGTGCAATATTCAGGCCAACGCCACCGGCTCCGATCAGAGCAAGACGAGAAATCGTGCCGGGTGTTCTGCCCTGCCTGGGTTTGGGTGCAATCCACTTGGGACTCCTTCGATATAGGCTGCGCTGGAGGGTGATTGCGCCATCAGTCTGTGGGATGGCCGGTTTTACTAGCGGGCCATCGACGAGTGTGATGCGGGCGCTTTCGGCAGATTCTCGTGCCAGTTG
This genomic interval carries:
- a CDS encoding malate dehydrogenase, encoding MTRSPRVIGAEQIADARQRGRQVLEILPGDIVTQLARESAESARITLVDGPLVKPAIPQTDGAITLQRSLYRRSPKWIAPKPRQGRTPGTISRLALIGAGGVGLNIAHLVANRGIANEVTLIDVAPGVAEATALDLNHASGITRSGAHVQGGTDFSLIAEAQVVVITAGRPRSPGMSRADLMTINRRIIQSISESIRTHAPNSIVIVVTNPLDEMTMTVLEATGFPHHRVLGMAGTLDSSRFRWSLAQKAGVPVTDVEAVTLGSHGGDMVPIVSTALIRNKPVTTVLSDDDIRDCVETTVHGGESVVALRKTGSATLAPAHAVCELLDAIRGARPGALPVSVMLNGAYGIHDVVLGVPCVLDSSGLREIFELHITEEEQALLEAAAESVRSRLGQAANTNI